Genomic segment of Mycolicibacterium sarraceniae:
GCTGCTCATCGACGGCCTGCCGCAGCACCTGGGCCACTCTACTCAATGTCTCTCCAGGAGAATAGGATTGAGTCATATGTAGCGCGACGCTCGAATCAGTCGGCGAGCTGGCCTGGATGCGCCGTGACCCAGGCCCCGCGGTGATCCGGGTCAGTCTCCAGTGGGCCGGGATCCGCAGAGTGACACGCCCTTCGACGATGTCGACCGCATCGAGAGCCGGTGCGGGAGTCGGCGTCCGGCTGGCGACGACGCCAATGGCGCAGAATGCCAGCGCCATCGATGTTGCAGCCAGCACCGGAGCCCGTCGACGCCGCGGCGCCACTTCGGGTCGGGGTTCGACGTTGGGGTGCGCTGGCCACTCATCACCGATATCGGCCAGCCGGACCACCGCGCCGCGCCGGCGCAGCGCACCCTGTAATGCGCGGGCATAATCGGCCGCGCCCGCAACACGTGGGGGTGCGTCGATGAGAACCCCGGTGCCGTGTTCGATCTCGATGTCCTGAGCTACCTCACCGGGATCGTCGGGACGAGCCACCACCACCGGCGGACCGGCTGGCGGGCTGATGGCCACGACCTCGTCAGCGATCTCGACAACGACGGCCGGGACCCTGACCCCT
This window contains:
- a CDS encoding type VII secretion-associated protein; this translates as MPAVISTVLEIGPAAVLPLPTSISTALVDAALAGIDDTTVLLQERPVAVSDLWQSVIAASVEPDCESLTVVHPSWWAPHRVQRVVAAGATVANEVHPLSRSAALGVRVPAVVVEIADEVVAISPPAGPPVVVARPDDPGEVAQDIEIEHGTGVLIDAPPRVAGAADYARALQGALRRRGAVVRLADIGDEWPAHPNVEPRPEVAPRRRRAPVLAATSMALAFCAIGVVASRTPTPAPALDAVDIVEGRVTLRIPAHWRLTRITAGPGSRRIQASSPTDSSVALHMTQSYSPGETLSRVAQVLRQAVDEQPDSVFVDFNPADRRGGRPAITYREVRIGRDIRWAVVLDGSTRISIGCQSAPGRDASVAPVCDRAIESARELVGTNTGS